In Methanomicrobium sp. W14, the sequence GCATTGTCGAATACCAGCAGTTTTTTTTCCGCATGCCTCGTAAGCATTGCAACCTGCTGAAATTCACTGTCCCTCAACTTGTCCGGGTTCTTTTCGACGTATTTCACTATGCCGTAAAGTGCTGTCCTGATATCTCCTATTGCCGTATGGATATTTTTTATGAGGGTTCTGTTTTTCATGAATTCGTCGTATATCACGCCTGTTTTCTGCCTGGCCTCCTGCATTTCCGTAATGTCACGCATAACGGTTATCATATGAGAAGTTTTGCCATTTGTTTCAAGAGGGATAAACTTAAAAAGCATATACATGCAGTCTTTGCCGCTGCCGTATTTTCTGACCTGTTTTACTTCCCTTGCATTTTTGAACAGTTCTTCGTATACGTTTACATTTGCGATTTTGGAGAACTGCGGGATTTCATATACAGGACGTGAAAGCTGGAATTTGCTCATGGAAAGGCGTTTTGCAAAAATAGCGAATTTCTGGTTGTAGTGGGTAATCTCCATCTCGGTGTTGAGGACAAATACTATATCATCAAGGGAGTTGAGTACTTTTGCAAAGATTACATCTATATCCTTCACTGCAAATTCAACTTCTCCTGTCTCTTTTTTGAATACCAGTATCTGCTCATCGAAATTGTCCCCGAAACTCTCAAGAAAACCAGTAAATATGGACACTCTCTGTGTTTTGCCGTTTGAAAGTTTTATAAGGACTTTGTCAGGCCAAATCCTGATGTCTTCATCACCACTGTTCTTTTCGGTTGTATCAATAAGCGAGAGAAATTTTCTGCCGATAAGTTCGTTTTTTCTGAAGCCCGTGAAAAATTCCATTTCTTTATTTATCCTCGTTATAGCTCCTCTTTTGTTTATTGTGATTGCAGGAGCCGGGATATTGTTAAGGCCGGTTTCGGCAGGGTCTATGTTTGCCTCGTCTCTGCTCTGGCGCATCTTCTCTTCAGCTATATGCCTGTTTATGGCGAGAGTCACTGATTTTATGAGTTCGGCCTCGCTGAAGGGCTTGAGGACAACTACCGGGTTATTGAGCTTTTTGATCCTTTTTAAAAGCGAAATGTCATTGTCGCCGACAATGAACATAACAGGCACCCTGTAGTTTTCTATAATTTTGGAGGCAGCCTCTATTGAGCTGGCACTGCCCGATATTCCTATTTTCATAAGGACGAGATCAGGTCTTTCCGAGCCTGCCTGTTGTATTGCGTCAAGTGCATCTATGATGATGCCGGAGACTTCAAAATTGTTCTTTCTAAGGATAGCTTTGGTTACGATTGCATCCGAAACATCATCATTTACAATCAGGATTTTTTGTGTAGCCATTGGAAAACTCCATAAAATTAATTAATACGGGCTATTTTTGATTTTTTACGTATAATCTCTGAAACAAAGTCCAAAATCTCTTTTTTGTCCTTTTTTGCATCGATTACTATAAAGCGTTCGGGGTTTTTTTCAGCCAGTTCAAGGTAATTTGCCTGAACATTTTCAAGTACCGCCCTGCACTCAAAATGCTCTTTTTCAATATTTTTGCCGTTTATTCTTTCAAGCGACTCTTCTACGGGAAGCATCAGGAGAAACGTCAGGTCGGGAGATATCGTCCAGCCGTTGTGAATGTCCTCAAGCCATTTTTTTGGGTCTTTCACAAGACCTTTCAGGGTTTCGGACTGGTATGCGTATCTTGAGTCCGTGTACCTGTCTGAGACAACAAGCCTTCCTTCTTTCAGGGCAGGTCTAATGACAGTGTCAAGGTGCGCCGCGTGGTCTGCCACGAAGAGGAGAGCCTCTGCAACCGGATTTATTTTCTCCTTTATCCCTCGCCTTACCTGTTCTCCTATCCATGTTGCTCCGGGTTCCCGTGTAAATACAGGGTTTAAATCCTTTAATTTCTCTGCAAGACCCTGTAGAAGGGTGGATTTTCCGCTTCCGTCAATACCTTCAACCGTTACCAGCATATTTCTCCTTCCGCCAGAATTTCCTTTGGAATTCTGCCTTTATGAACAGCGGTCGTTATTATAGCACCGTCGTAACCTGCATCGTAAAGACGTTTCAGGTCTTCCATGTCGTATACCCCTCCTCCGTATAGAAGCTCCTTTGAATAGGATTTCCTTATACTTTCGATATCCAGACCTCCCATCCTGTCCTCAGACCCGACGCTTGACAGGTTCATTACGATGCCGCCGTTGAAATTCCATTCATTGCAGGCTGAAAAAACTTCTGCAGGTAATTTTTTTGACGGGTATGTTTTTTTGTCCCTGACGACTATGCTGAAATAATCAAAGGAGCCCGTGGGGAAATTTTTCTGTTCCTCTGTACAGGTCTCTGAACTGATAACACTTTTAAGCCAGTTTTCTTTTATTGCGTCTTCAGGTTTTTTTGCACCCCTGTTGATTATTGCGGTGCCGGTCAGACCCCTGCATGCAAGGATTTCACTGTTATTGTTTCCTGTCCCCTCAATCATGTTAAGATCAGCAAAATAAACGTTCTTTGCGCCCATTTCCTGTATATATTTGCAGGGGACTGTGGACTTTGCAATGCCCCAGTCCAGTGGGCGGTATTCAGAGCGTCTTCCTTTATAGCCGTGGACGACATTTCCGTTGAGAATGTCTACGGCGAGAAAAATTTTCATAAATAAAACACCTGAATTTTTGCCATGTTATTATATCTCGTAATGAATACAAATAATTGTGGTTTTGAAACGGTCTATTTTATAAAGAAATTAATATTTTGACAATTGCCCGGACAATACTGGAATTTTG encodes:
- a CDS encoding PAS domain S-box protein; the encoded protein is MATQKILIVNDDVSDAIVTKAILRKNNFEVSGIIIDALDAIQQAGSERPDLVLMKIGISGSASSIEAASKIIENYRVPVMFIVGDNDISLLKRIKKLNNPVVVLKPFSEAELIKSVTLAINRHIAEEKMRQSRDEANIDPAETGLNNIPAPAITINKRGAITRINKEMEFFTGFRKNELIGRKFLSLIDTTEKNSGDEDIRIWPDKVLIKLSNGKTQRVSIFTGFLESFGDNFDEQILVFKKETGEVEFAVKDIDVIFAKVLNSLDDIVFVLNTEMEITHYNQKFAIFAKRLSMSKFQLSRPVYEIPQFSKIANVNVYEELFKNAREVKQVRKYGSGKDCMYMLFKFIPLETNGKTSHMITVMRDITEMQEARQKTGVIYDEFMKNRTLIKNIHTAIGDIRTALYGIVKYVEKNPDKLRDSEFQQVAMLTRHAEKKLLVFDNAWSKYETQLNMLQMNAKYKFDKK
- the tmk gene encoding dTMP kinase, with product MLVTVEGIDGSGKSTLLQGLAEKLKDLNPVFTREPGATWIGEQVRRGIKEKINPVAEALLFVADHAAHLDTVIRPALKEGRLVVSDRYTDSRYAYQSETLKGLVKDPKKWLEDIHNGWTISPDLTFLLMLPVEESLERINGKNIEKEHFECRAVLENVQANYLELAEKNPERFIVIDAKKDKKEILDFVSEIIRKKSKIARIN
- a CDS encoding HisA/HisF-related TIM barrel protein; the protein is MKIFLAVDILNGNVVHGYKGRRSEYRPLDWGIAKSTVPCKYIQEMGAKNVYFADLNMIEGTGNNNSEILACRGLTGTAIINRGAKKPEDAIKENWLKSVISSETCTEEQKNFPTGSFDYFSIVVRDKKTYPSKKLPAEVFSACNEWNFNGGIVMNLSSVGSEDRMGGLDIESIRKSYSKELLYGGGVYDMEDLKRLYDAGYDGAIITTAVHKGRIPKEILAEGEICW